A window from Anomaloglossus baeobatrachus isolate aAnoBae1 unplaced genomic scaffold, aAnoBae1.hap1 Scaffold_4512, whole genome shotgun sequence encodes these proteins:
- the LOC142280468 gene encoding B2 bradykinin receptor-like — MELNSSNMITVLSGTKGTFLKNRTEDLETCFLPENAEWVFTYQPIYMWFIFIFGFIENLFVILVFILHKSRCTVAEIYLGNMAVADLIFVSGLPFWAIFISNRFAWPFGGFMCVAVNSLIQLNFYSSIYFLMMVSFDRYLALVKTMSVGRMRRPGCAKINCAIIWIFAVAVSLPKVVFRKVDFVPAFNATSCIIAPPSESWNVATNIITNVVGFLIPLIVITFCTVQIIGVLRNNVMQQFKEINNEKKATWLVLSVLLVFVLCWLPFHIFTFIDTLDMLKVFENCAASVAIEIGNQISTYIAYSNSCINPLLYVMVGNHFRKKAKEVYRQLDTKITSHRKESVPMNYSGVTARTSISMGQQNLIKQ; from the coding sequence ATGGAGTTAAACAGCAGCAACATGATAACCGTCTTGTCCGGCACCAAGGGAACGTTTTTGAAGAACCGCACCGAGGATCTTGAAACTTGCTTTCTACCTGAAAATGCTGAATGGGTCTTCACCTACCAACCCATCTACATGTGGTTCATCTTCATCTTCGGCTTCATAGAGAACCTATTTGTCATCTTGGTATTTATCCTTCATAAGAGCCGCTGCACAGTAGCTGAGATCTACCTGGGTAACATGGCAGTTGCCGATCTGATTTTTGTCAGCGGCTTACCCTTCTGGGCAATATTTATCTCGAATAGGTTTGCCTGGCCCTTCGGGGGTTTCATGTGTGTGGCTGTCAACTCTTTGATTCAACTCAACTTTTACAGCAGCATCTACTTCCTGATGATGGTCAGTTTTGACCGGTATCTGGCTCTGGTGAAGACCATGTCCGTCGGTCGGATGAGAAGACCTGGGTGTGCCAAAATAAACTGCGCCATCATTTGGATTTTTGCAGTAGCAGTAAGCTTGCCAAAGGTGGTGTTCCGAAAGGTTGACTTTGTCCCAGCCTTCAATGCCACGTCCTGTATCATCGCACCCCCTTCTGAAAGCTGGAACGTGGCCACCAACATCATCACCAATGTGGTTGGCTTCTTGATCCCTTTAATCGTCATCACCTTCTGCACTGTCCAGATCATCGGCGTCCTCCGGAACAATGTCATGCAGCAATTCAAGGAGATTAACAATGAGAAGAAGGCCACATGGCTGGTGCTGTCCGTGCTCTTAGTCTTCGTCCTCTGTTGGCTCCCCTTTCACATTTTCACCTTCATTGACACGTTGGATATGCTCAAGGTCTTCGAAAATTGTGCCGCATCCGTGGCCATTGAGATCGGAAATCAGATTTCTACCTATATCGCTTACAGCAACAGTTGCATCAACCCCCTGCTCTACGTCATGGTTGGCAATCATTTTCGGAAAAAGGCGAAGGAGGTCTACCGGCAACTTGACACCAAGATTACATCCCACAGAAAGGAGTCTGTGCCCATGAACTACTCGGGGGTCACCGCACGGACCTCCATTTCTATGGGGCAACAAAATCTAATCAAGCAGTGA